In Granulicatella elegans, one genomic interval encodes:
- a CDS encoding response regulator transcription factor: MYSLLIVEDESLVRRGLTSLIDYKQLRISDVREAENGKQAWEMIQQHQPDILLTDINMPQMDGITLAQQVKLHYPRIHIVFLTGYDYVDYLLSALKLGADDYLLKPISKKEIEAFFVTVVGKLEKERKENQIYQVEIISEETEIEKLIHSQLDNPDLSLVKVAEQLGFTPNYVSVLIKKKLGMTFQDYVITQRMNKAKVLLLSTSMKIYEVALAVGMEDVNYFSVRFKQIVGVTPKQFQKGVES, encoded by the coding sequence ATGTATTCATTATTAATTGTCGAAGATGAATCTCTTGTTAGAAGAGGACTCACTTCACTTATCGATTACAAACAATTAAGGATTTCTGATGTACGAGAAGCAGAAAATGGTAAACAAGCTTGGGAAATGATTCAACAACACCAACCAGACATCTTACTTACCGATATCAATATGCCACAAATGGACGGCATTACATTAGCTCAACAAGTCAAATTACACTATCCACGTATTCATATCGTATTTCTAACAGGATATGATTACGTCGATTATTTACTATCTGCATTAAAATTAGGAGCAGATGATTATTTACTCAAACCGATTTCAAAAAAAGAAATTGAAGCATTTTTTGTTACAGTCGTTGGTAAATTAGAAAAAGAACGAAAAGAAAACCAAATTTATCAAGTAGAAATCATTTCAGAAGAAACAGAAATCGAAAAACTCATTCATAGCCAATTAGATAATCCTGACCTTTCTCTTGTAAAAGTTGCAGAACAATTAGGTTTTACTCCTAATTATGTCAGTGTCTTAATTAAGAAAAAATTAGGAATGACGTTTCAAGATTATGTCATTACTCAACGAATGAATAAAGCAAAAGTATTACTATTATCTACATCCATGAAAATTTATGAAGTAGCTTTAGCGGTAGGAATGGAAGATGTGAATTATTTTTCAGTTCGATTTAAACAAATTGTCGGAGTGACACCGAAACAATTTCAAAAAGGAGTAGAATCATGA
- a CDS encoding sensor histidine kinase translates to MKKNSLFITLTTYLLGMLFLILILVGSVFYWKSSELFKENVSGQTTARIDTSARYIEQYVSQLKFTVNAIANEGEVVQFAQEDENHLQTSIRNWLEAFMKSNEHFVSITIVTKDGRVVSSDPNLQSANSNELMMQEWYQQAIDLSHNPVLLPSRFQNEKYVLSISQEILSVAKESLGVVRFDVDSHALENYIKELSLGNEGYAFVINTEGKIIYHPDNEVFQSVDKQMSAEDIAKSPMDSMLGKNFFVHKTSIDNCNWVLVGVSTFSQWEQLSKQLFIIVFSIAILSFIACSIGMVVILKHHLSPIQHLEETMQEVENGQTDLRAIPNGASEFQQLAHHFNHMLNHLEQLMMEARKQEQLARVYELKALSSQINPHFLYNTLDTIIWMAEFQDTSRVVSITKALATYFRLALNGGEDLITLTKEVDHVRQYLFIQQQRYEEKLFYEIQVDENVPDILLPKLVLQPLVENAIYHGIKEINRPGRIQLMVQYHFPYIRIMIEDNGVGLKKQGLFNKTLGGVGIQNVQERLALYFGKEFKMEFDSVENSYTKVCLTIPVSLESHK, encoded by the coding sequence ATGAAGAAAAACTCCTTATTCATTACATTAACAACTTATTTATTAGGAATGCTATTTTTGATTTTAATTCTTGTTGGAAGTGTCTTTTATTGGAAAAGTAGTGAATTGTTTAAAGAGAATGTGTCTGGACAAACGACGGCTAGAATTGATACAAGTGCTCGATATATTGAACAGTATGTCTCTCAATTAAAATTTACAGTTAATGCTATTGCTAATGAAGGAGAAGTTGTTCAGTTTGCGCAAGAAGATGAAAATCACTTGCAAACAAGTATTCGAAATTGGTTAGAAGCTTTTATGAAAAGTAATGAACACTTTGTTTCGATAACAATTGTGACAAAGGATGGAAGAGTTGTTTCTAGTGATCCGAATCTTCAATCTGCTAATTCGAATGAATTAATGATGCAAGAATGGTATCAACAAGCGATTGATTTGTCACATAATCCAGTTTTGTTACCAAGTCGTTTTCAAAATGAAAAATATGTATTATCTATTAGCCAAGAAATTTTGTCAGTGGCAAAGGAAAGTTTAGGAGTCGTTCGCTTTGATGTTGATTCTCACGCTCTTGAAAATTATATTAAAGAACTTTCTCTTGGAAATGAAGGATACGCCTTTGTCATTAATACAGAGGGAAAAATCATTTATCATCCAGATAATGAAGTCTTTCAATCTGTCGATAAGCAAATGTCTGCAGAAGATATTGCAAAAAGTCCAATGGATTCGATGCTAGGGAAAAATTTTTTTGTACATAAAACTTCTATTGACAATTGTAATTGGGTATTAGTAGGGGTTAGTACATTTTCACAATGGGAACAATTATCGAAGCAATTATTCATCATTGTTTTTAGTATTGCAATTTTAAGTTTTATTGCCTGTTCGATTGGAATGGTTGTTATTTTGAAACATCATTTATCACCTATTCAACACTTAGAAGAGACAATGCAGGAAGTTGAAAATGGTCAAACTGATTTACGAGCTATTCCGAATGGAGCTAGTGAATTTCAACAATTAGCTCATCATTTTAATCATATGCTAAATCATTTAGAGCAATTAATGATGGAAGCTAGGAAGCAAGAACAATTGGCAAGAGTATATGAATTAAAAGCATTATCGAGTCAGATTAATCCACATTTTCTATATAATACATTAGATACTATTATTTGGATGGCGGAGTTTCAAGATACAAGTCGAGTGGTTTCGATTACAAAAGCACTTGCGACGTATTTTAGATTAGCTCTAAATGGTGGAGAAGATTTAATTACACTTACAAAAGAAGTGGATCATGTGCGACAATACTTATTTATTCAGCAACAAAGATATGAAGAGAAATTATTTTATGAAATTCAAGTAGATGAAAATGTTCCAGATATATTGTTACCTAAATTAGTACTTCAACCGTTAGTGGAAAATGCAATTTATCATGGGATTAAGGAAATTAATCGACCGGGGAGAATACAGTTGATGGTTCAGTATCATTTTCCTTATATTAGAATTATGATTGAAGATAATGGAGTAGGATTAAAGAAACAAGGGCTTTTCAATAAAACTTTAGGTGGAGTTGGTATTCAAAATGTACAAGAAAGATTAGCGTTATATTTTGGAAAAGAGTTTAAAATGGAATTTGATTCAGTAGAAAATTCTTATACAAAAGTTTGTCTAACGATTCCTGTTTCTTTAGAATCGCACAAGTAA
- a CDS encoding NAD(P)/FAD-dependent oxidoreductase produces MKVIVVGGGTSGLMASVSAALAGAEVILLDKNPSLGRKLLLTGGTRCNVTNIRSRDEIIKHIPGNGRFLHSAFSQFDNQDIIEFFQTRGVQLKEEDHGRMFPVSDSAKTILNTFIEEIKQLGIQVRTNVKVKAIRLEEGQFSAVELDNGERIEADAVILALGGKSYPKTGSTGDGYGIARSAGHTITPLFATEVPLTSNETFIKEGVLRALSLRNVALSVLNQKGKAVVTHQMDMIFTHFGISGPAVLRCSSFVHQVQQKDNVSEVTMSLNIQPDLTKQELAEKWQEWKENSPQKTVKTPLKEWMPERYAEFLLQQIGLSSQKVIGKMTEKEVQQLLNAIQDFRFTVNGSLPIEKGFVTGGGVQLKEVNPKTLESKITQGVYFCGELLDIHGYTGGYNITAAFVTGYVAGLHAAQGW; encoded by the coding sequence ATGAAAGTCATTGTAGTAGGTGGAGGAACGAGCGGACTAATGGCAAGCGTTAGTGCAGCATTAGCAGGTGCAGAAGTAATTCTACTAGATAAAAATCCAAGCTTAGGACGAAAATTACTCTTAACAGGTGGAACACGTTGCAATGTAACAAATATCCGCTCAAGAGATGAAATTATTAAACACATTCCAGGAAATGGACGCTTCTTACATAGTGCCTTTTCCCAATTTGATAATCAAGACATTATCGAATTTTTCCAAACCCGAGGAGTCCAATTAAAAGAAGAAGACCATGGAAGAATGTTTCCAGTATCTGATTCTGCTAAAACTATTTTGAATACATTTATCGAAGAAATAAAACAATTAGGCATTCAAGTAAGAACAAATGTAAAAGTTAAAGCGATTCGACTAGAAGAAGGACAGTTTTCAGCAGTGGAATTAGATAACGGAGAAAGAATCGAAGCTGATGCAGTTATTTTAGCACTTGGTGGGAAATCCTATCCGAAAACAGGGTCGACTGGAGATGGATACGGAATTGCACGAAGTGCAGGACATACAATCACCCCATTATTTGCTACAGAAGTCCCTTTAACAAGTAATGAAACTTTCATTAAAGAAGGGGTATTACGAGCTCTTTCTTTAAGAAATGTTGCGCTAAGTGTATTGAATCAAAAAGGAAAAGCTGTCGTGACGCATCAAATGGATATGATTTTCACTCATTTTGGCATCAGTGGGCCAGCAGTATTACGTTGCTCAAGCTTTGTTCATCAAGTCCAACAAAAAGACAATGTCTCAGAAGTTACGATGTCACTAAATATACAACCTGATTTAACAAAACAGGAGTTAGCAGAAAAATGGCAAGAGTGGAAAGAAAATAGTCCGCAAAAAACAGTGAAGACGCCGTTAAAAGAATGGATGCCTGAACGATATGCAGAATTTTTACTCCAACAAATTGGACTTTCTTCTCAAAAAGTCATCGGTAAAATGACCGAAAAAGAAGTGCAACAATTACTAAATGCAATTCAAGATTTTAGATTTACAGTCAATGGAAGTTTACCGATTGAAAAAGGATTTGTAACGGGTGGAGGAGTTCAACTGAAAGAAGTGAATCCCAAGACTTTAGAATCAAAAATCACTCAAGGGGTGTATTTCTGTGGAGAATTATTAGATATTCATGGTTACACTGGAGGTTATAATATTACAGCAGCGTTTGTAACAGGATATGTTGCAGGATTGCATGCTGCACAAGGTTGGTAA
- a CDS encoding M15 family metallopeptidase yields MMKKFIYMAASLAFFTACHSTTTTENKAETTQTPATTEHTTAATKQSNGEADLSLGIQMVVNKKHKLPADYNPGENSNAGEKVRELIQKMQELGFNVSNQYSGFRSYEYQTQLYQNYVNKDGKEAADTYSARPGYSEHQTGLAFDILNGAGGLLGDNPQDEKAIEWLHSHAHEYGFIVRFQEGKEAITGYQAEAWHLRYVGDIAEKIYTSKQTLEEYFGVEGGNYAD; encoded by the coding sequence ATGATGAAAAAATTTATTTATATGGCAGCAAGTCTAGCATTTTTTACAGCTTGTCACTCTACTACAACAACAGAAAACAAAGCAGAGACTACTCAAACGCCTGCTACAACTGAACATACTACTGCAGCAACCAAACAAAGTAATGGAGAGGCAGATCTATCATTAGGCATTCAAATGGTCGTTAACAAAAAACACAAACTTCCTGCTGACTATAATCCAGGAGAAAATTCAAATGCAGGAGAAAAAGTGAGAGAGCTTATTCAAAAAATGCAAGAGTTAGGTTTTAACGTTAGTAATCAATATAGTGGATTCCGTTCCTATGAATACCAAACTCAACTTTATCAAAATTATGTGAACAAAGATGGTAAAGAAGCAGCAGATACTTATTCTGCTCGTCCAGGATATAGCGAACATCAAACAGGGCTTGCTTTTGATATTTTAAATGGAGCTGGTGGATTATTAGGAGACAATCCTCAAGATGAGAAAGCCATTGAATGGTTGCATAGTCATGCTCATGAATATGGCTTTATCGTAAGATTTCAAGAAGGAAAAGAAGCCATTACGGGTTATCAAGCAGAAGCATGGCATTTAAGATATGTGGGAGATATCGCAGAGAAAATCTACACTTCAAAACAAACACTTGAAGAATATTTTGGTGTAGAAGGCGGCAATTACGCTGATTGA
- the guaB gene encoding IMP dehydrogenase: MSMWETKFQKEGYTFDDVLLIPAESHVLPNDVDLQVQLAKNLLLKIPLMSASMDTVTDSTMAIAIARQGGLGVIHKNMSIEAQAEEVHKVKRSESGVIFNPFFLTPKHSVQEAEKLMAKYRISGVPIVESFDNQKLVGILTNRDLRFITDYSIEIEDVMTKEPLITAPVGTSLKEAESILQRHKIEKLPLVDEKGNLSGLITIKDIEKVIEFPNSAKDKHGRLLVAAAVGITSDTFERAKALLEAGVDAIVIDTAHGHSAGVIRKIKEIRETFPDATLIAGNVATAEGTRALFEVGVDVVKVGIGPGSICTTRVVAGVGVPQVTAIYDAATVAREYGKAIIADGGIKYSGDIVKAIAAGGHVVMLGSLLAGTDESPGEFEIYQGRRFKTYRGMGSLAAMENGSSDRYFQSKNEANKRVPEGIEGRVAYKGAASDIIYQMIGGLRSGMGYVGAHNLEELRENTQFIRMSGAGLRESHPHDVQITKEAPNYSAQ; encoded by the coding sequence ATGTCTATGTGGGAAACGAAGTTTCAAAAAGAAGGTTATACATTTGATGATGTACTTTTAATTCCAGCAGAAAGTCATGTACTACCAAATGATGTAGATTTACAAGTACAACTTGCAAAGAATTTATTGTTAAAAATTCCATTGATGAGTGCGAGTATGGATACTGTTACAGATTCAACAATGGCGATTGCAATTGCTCGTCAAGGTGGTTTAGGAGTTATTCATAAAAATATGTCGATTGAAGCGCAAGCTGAAGAAGTTCATAAAGTGAAACGTTCTGAAAGTGGCGTTATTTTTAATCCATTTTTCTTAACTCCAAAACATTCTGTACAAGAAGCTGAAAAATTAATGGCGAAATATCGTATTAGTGGTGTACCAATTGTGGAATCATTTGATAATCAAAAACTAGTCGGTATTTTAACGAATCGTGATTTACGTTTTATTACAGACTATTCTATTGAAATTGAAGATGTGATGACGAAGGAACCATTAATTACAGCACCAGTGGGAACTTCTTTAAAGGAAGCAGAAAGTATTTTACAAAGACATAAGATTGAAAAACTTCCATTAGTAGATGAAAAAGGAAATTTATCAGGATTAATTACCATTAAAGATATTGAGAAAGTTATCGAATTCCCAAATTCGGCAAAGGATAAACACGGACGATTATTAGTAGCCGCAGCAGTTGGTATTACTTCTGATACTTTTGAACGTGCGAAGGCATTATTAGAAGCTGGGGTAGATGCGATTGTCATTGATACAGCACATGGACATAGTGCAGGAGTTATCCGTAAAATTAAAGAAATCCGTGAAACATTTCCAGATGCAACATTAATTGCAGGAAATGTTGCAACAGCTGAAGGTACTCGTGCTTTATTTGAAGTAGGAGTGGATGTTGTAAAAGTAGGGATTGGACCAGGTTCCATTTGTACGACACGTGTGGTAGCAGGAGTTGGTGTACCTCAAGTAACTGCCATCTATGATGCAGCGACTGTTGCAAGAGAATATGGGAAAGCGATTATTGCAGATGGTGGTATTAAATATTCAGGAGATATTGTTAAAGCAATTGCTGCTGGTGGTCATGTCGTTATGTTAGGTAGTTTATTAGCAGGGACTGATGAGTCTCCAGGTGAATTTGAGATTTATCAAGGACGTCGTTTTAAAACGTATCGTGGAATGGGTAGTTTAGCAGCGATGGAAAATGGTTCGAGTGATCGTTATTTCCAATCGAAAAATGAAGCAAATAAGCGTGTTCCTGAGGGGATTGAAGGGCGTGTAGCTTATAAAGGTGCTGCTAGTGATATTATTTATCAGATGATTGGTGGTTTGCGTTCAGGAATGGGTTATGTTGGGGCGCATAATTTAGAGGAGCTTCGTGAAAATACTCAATTTATTCGTATGAGTGGAGCTGGATTAAGAGAGAGCCATCCGCATGATGTACAAATTACCAAAGAAGCGCCTAATTATTCTGCCCAGTAA
- a CDS encoding Dps family protein yields MSKEKTKLVLNQLVADLSQQAAMIHQVHWYMRGRGFLTLHPAMDKLMDEINAQLDEVSERLITIGGAPYSTLREFADNTKIQDIPASYERSIDEWVRHLLVGYEYLRGLYQEGLETAGEEGDDVSQDICIGFKGDIEKLIWMLRAHLNEAPGI; encoded by the coding sequence ATGTCAAAAGAAAAAACAAAATTAGTATTAAATCAATTAGTAGCTGACTTAAGCCAACAAGCAGCAATGATTCACCAAGTACACTGGTATATGCGTGGACGTGGATTTTTAACATTACACCCTGCAATGGATAAATTGATGGATGAAATCAACGCTCAATTAGATGAAGTATCAGAACGCTTAATCACTATTGGGGGAGCTCCTTATTCAACATTACGTGAATTTGCAGATAACACTAAAATTCAAGATATTCCTGCATCATATGAACGTTCAATTGACGAATGGGTAAGACATTTATTAGTAGGATATGAATATTTGAGAGGTTTATACCAAGAAGGTTTAGAAACTGCTGGAGAAGAAGGCGATGATGTATCACAAGATATCTGCATCGGCTTCAAAGGTGATATTGAAAAATTAATCTGGATGCTACGTGCACACTTAAACGAAGCACCTGGAATCTAA
- a CDS encoding MATE family efflux transporter, with amino-acid sequence MNSKAFYQQMFAIAIPVALQSLLTSFLNTLDTMMISSLGDASIAGVGLANQVFFLFTLICFGINTGSSVLFAQYWGVRDVPQVRKINQASLMLSTAISVAFMLVAMVFPYGILELFTHDAAVVQAGGDYLRVAALTYVITAWSFSLGSALRSTGNPRVPLIATMSSFVANAFFNYIFIFGKLGFPAMGVVGAALGTVVARIIEIGVLVFVINRYQGPLQIPILHVQKIPKEFWTVYWKTTLPVIVNETFWAFGQVFYNAAYAMVGTKATAAVQIAVAIQGLAFVIVRGLGSSCSIMLGQSIGKNKIDRAKKDANRFIILSIIIGVVIGAIESLTPQWTLLLFGHISPEVYTLGQQLLQVMGIIFILKTINSIIVVGVLRGGGDTHYGMKLEMSCVWLVGVPLSLLAAGVWHLPVTVVVICAGMEEVTKVVVGLYRVYSHKWIHRLVQD; translated from the coding sequence ATGAATTCAAAAGCGTTTTATCAACAAATGTTTGCGATTGCAATTCCTGTTGCATTGCAAAGTTTACTAACTTCATTTTTGAACACATTAGATACAATGATGATTTCCTCTCTTGGAGATGCAAGCATTGCTGGTGTTGGATTAGCAAACCAAGTGTTTTTCTTATTTACATTGATTTGTTTTGGAATTAATACAGGATCCTCAGTTTTATTCGCACAATATTGGGGTGTAAGGGATGTTCCTCAAGTTCGGAAAATTAATCAGGCAAGTTTAATGTTGTCTACAGCTATTTCTGTGGCATTTATGCTTGTTGCAATGGTTTTCCCTTATGGGATTTTAGAATTATTTACCCATGATGCAGCAGTTGTTCAAGCTGGTGGGGACTATTTACGTGTTGCTGCCTTAACATATGTCATTACTGCATGGAGTTTTTCTTTAGGTAGTGCGTTAAGAAGTACAGGAAATCCAAGGGTTCCATTGATAGCAACGATGAGTAGTTTTGTCGCCAATGCTTTCTTCAATTATATTTTTATTTTTGGAAAATTAGGATTCCCAGCAATGGGAGTTGTCGGAGCAGCATTAGGGACAGTAGTCGCTCGAATCATTGAGATTGGTGTTTTAGTATTTGTCATCAATCGTTACCAAGGTCCACTTCAAATTCCGATTCTACATGTGCAAAAAATTCCAAAAGAGTTTTGGACGGTCTATTGGAAGACAACTTTACCAGTTATTGTCAATGAAACATTTTGGGCATTCGGACAAGTGTTTTATAATGCAGCTTATGCGATGGTTGGAACGAAAGCAACTGCAGCGGTGCAAATTGCTGTTGCGATTCAAGGATTAGCCTTTGTTATCGTTCGCGGATTAGGAAGTAGTTGTAGTATTATGCTTGGACAAAGTATTGGGAAAAATAAAATTGATCGAGCGAAAAAAGATGCCAATCGATTTATTATTTTATCCATTATCATAGGTGTAGTCATTGGTGCTATTGAAAGTTTAACGCCACAATGGACATTATTATTATTTGGACATATTAGTCCAGAAGTGTATACTCTTGGTCAACAATTACTCCAAGTGATGGGAATCATTTTTATCTTAAAAACGATTAATTCCATTATTGTTGTAGGTGTTTTAAGAGGTGGTGGGGATACTCATTATGGAATGAAATTAGAAATGAGTTGTGTTTGGTTAGTCGGCGTACCTTTATCTCTTTTAGCAGCAGGAGTGTGGCATTTACCAGTTACTGTAGTTGTCATTTGTGCAGGAATGGAAGAAGTGACAAAAGTAGTCGTAGGACTCTATCGTGTTTATTCTCACAAATGGATTCATCGTTTAGTTCAAGACTAG
- the queF gene encoding preQ(1) synthase translates to MRKNEEMGEITHLGSKTVYRDDYAPEVLESFPNKHPENDYFVKFNCPEFTSLCPITGQPDFATIYISYVPGERMVESKSLKLYLFSFRNRGDFHEDCMNIIMKDLVTLMDPKYIEVWGKFTPRGGISIDPYCNYGKTGTKWEQVADHRMMNHDLYPEKVDNR, encoded by the coding sequence ATGAGAAAAAACGAAGAAATGGGAGAAATTACACACTTAGGAAGTAAAACAGTTTATCGTGACGATTATGCACCAGAAGTGCTAGAGTCATTCCCAAATAAACATCCAGAAAATGATTATTTTGTAAAATTTAATTGTCCAGAATTTACTTCATTATGTCCAATTACAGGTCAACCTGACTTTGCGACAATTTATATTAGCTATGTTCCAGGAGAACGTATGGTAGAAAGTAAGTCTTTAAAATTATACTTATTTAGCTTTAGAAATCGTGGAGATTTCCATGAAGACTGCATGAATATCATTATGAAAGATTTAGTAACATTAATGGATCCAAAATATATTGAAGTTTGGGGCAAATTTACACCACGTGGAGGAATCTCTATCGATCCATATTGTAACTATGGAAAAACAGGTACTAAATGGGAACAAGTAGCAGACCACCGTATGATGAATCATGATTTATACCCTGAAAAAGTGGATAATCGTTAA
- the queC gene encoding 7-cyano-7-deazaguanine synthase QueC produces the protein MKLVLLSGGVDSSTALALALSQDPQVEAISFSYNQKHKELELEAARKIADYYKVPHKILEVSSVFSGSKSSLNAGNDIEVSTGDYATQIEANTEVEFRNGIFISILAGIAMQKGASEIYFGAHLDDSGVIYPDCSPEFIEAMNQAVQLGSGGKVRLTAPFGQVKKKDIVTKGVELGVPYELTYSCYNGVYPPCGKCGTCIDRNKAFLANGLEIL, from the coding sequence ATGAAATTAGTATTATTAAGTGGTGGAGTAGATAGTTCCACTGCATTAGCGCTTGCTTTGAGTCAAGATCCTCAAGTTGAAGCTATTTCATTTTCATATAATCAAAAGCATAAGGAATTGGAATTAGAAGCAGCTAGAAAAATTGCAGATTATTATAAAGTTCCTCATAAAATTTTAGAGGTTAGTTCTGTATTTTCAGGAAGTAAATCTTCTTTAAATGCTGGAAATGATATCGAAGTGAGTACAGGAGATTATGCGACTCAAATAGAAGCAAATACCGAAGTGGAGTTTCGTAATGGAATTTTTATTTCGATTTTAGCAGGAATTGCGATGCAAAAAGGAGCTTCAGAAATTTATTTTGGTGCACACTTGGATGATTCAGGAGTCATTTATCCAGACTGTTCGCCTGAATTTATTGAAGCGATGAATCAGGCTGTTCAATTAGGAAGTGGAGGTAAAGTTCGATTGACTGCTCCATTTGGACAAGTGAAAAAGAAAGATATTGTGACAAAAGGAGTCGAATTAGGCGTTCCTTATGAATTAACGTACAGTTGCTACAATGGCGTGTATCCTCCATGTGGAAAATGTGGAACTTGTATTGATCGAAATAAAGCCTTTTTAGCAAATGGATTGGAGATTTTATAG
- a CDS encoding QueT transporter family protein, whose product MNKKQIRLLTQNTLIGALYVVLTLINPISYGMFQFRLSTLLMGVPFYKPQLSLGILIGVMISNIPSPLGPIDILSGFLIQSVSLYVFNCIFKNSYVKSAAYGIWCGFVVAAALYYSLQVPFWPSVFGVAVSNILFAFLGTFIVEKFLKEFLDKTVVE is encoded by the coding sequence GTGAATAAAAAACAAATTAGATTATTAACACAAAATACTTTAATAGGTGCGTTATATGTTGTTTTAACATTAATCAATCCTATTTCTTACGGGATGTTTCAATTCCGTTTATCAACTTTATTAATGGGTGTTCCATTTTATAAACCGCAATTGTCATTAGGAATTTTAATTGGTGTAATGATTAGTAATATTCCAAGTCCTCTTGGACCGATTGATATTTTATCTGGATTTTTAATTCAATCAGTAAGTTTATATGTTTTTAATTGTATTTTCAAAAATTCTTATGTGAAGAGTGCTGCTTATGGTATTTGGTGTGGTTTTGTAGTAGCTGCAGCATTGTATTACTCTTTACAAGTACCATTCTGGCCTAGCGTATTTGGCGTAGCGGTGTCGAATATTTTATTTGCCTTTTTAGGTACATTTATTGTTGAAAAATTCTTAAAAGAATTTTTAGATAAAACAGTAGTTGAATAG